One stretch of Arachis hypogaea cultivar Tifrunner chromosome 20, arahy.Tifrunner.gnm2.J5K5, whole genome shotgun sequence DNA includes these proteins:
- the LOC112783608 gene encoding P34 probable thiol protease-like — MISHASNILVLLFFLCTTLFISFSSSTSFPTQYSILGPNLDRALSKDEAMLLFQLWKKEHGRVYIDLDEMTKRFEIFVSNLNYITGSNAKRMSLSPSHHHHLLGVSKFADLSPTEFKEMYLHDFEMATDDNGMKGINEVSCQAPSSLDWRQKGVVTPVKSQGTCGSCWAFSAAGAIEGVNAIATGELINLSEQQILDCDPESNGCYVGYVDKAFDWVMSNGGIALDANYPYEGEKLTCQSSMIVHNTATIDGYGHVPQSDEGLLCATAKQPVSVCLNANDFQFYHSGIYDGENCAPTDYTNHCLLIVGYDSKEGQDFWIVKNSWGDNWGLNGYIWIKRNTNLPYGVCGINAAAYIPIKNTIHP, encoded by the exons ATGATTTCCCATGCCTCAAACATTCTTGTTCTCCTCTTCTTCTTATGTACTAcattattcatatctttttcttctaGTACAAGCTTTCCAACCCAATACTCCATACTGGGTCCTAACCTGGACAGGGCTCTTTCAAAGGATGAAGCCATGCTACTATTCCAACTATGGAAGAAAGAGCATGGACGAGTCTACATTGACCTAGATGAGATGACAAAGAGATTTGAGATTTTTGTGTCTAATTTGAACTACATCACGGGTTCTAATGCAAAGAGAATGTCATTATCACCttctcatcatcaccatcttcttggTGTGAGTAAGTTTGCTGATTTGAGCCCAACTGAGTTCAAAGAAATGTACTTGCACGACTTTGAAATGGCGACTGATGACAATGGCATGAAGGGAATTAATGAGGTATCTTGTCAAGCTCCTTCATCCTTGGATTGGAGGCAAAAGGGAGTTGTCACCCCGGTTAAGAGCCAAGGAACTTGTG GAAGCTGTTGGGCATTCTCAGCGGCAGGTGCAATTGAAGGAGTAAACGCTATAGCAACAGGGGAGCTTATTAACCTTTCAGAGCAACAGATTCTGGATTGTGATCCTGAAAGCAATGGTTGTTACGTGGGATATGTGGATAAAGCGTTCGATTGGGTTATGAGCAATGGTGGCATTGCCTTAGATGCTAATTATCCTTATGAAGGAGAGAAGCTTACCTGCCAATCATCCATG ATTGTACACAATACTGCAACCATTGATGGCTATGGACACGTTCCACAATCAGACGAGGGACTCTTGTGTGCCACTGCTAAACAACCTGTTAGTGTGTGCCTCAACGCAAATGACTTTCAATTTTACCATTCT GGAATATATGATGGTGAGAACTGTGCGCCAACTGATTATACAAATCACTGTCTGTTAATTGTGGGTTATGATTCCAAAGAGGGACAAGATTTTTGGATTGTGAAGAATTCGTGGGGCGATAACTGGGGATTGAATGGCTATATATGGATCAAAAGGAACACTAATTTACCATATGGGGTCTGTGGAATCAATGCTGCGGCCTATATACCAATCAAAAACACCATTCATCCTTAG